Genomic segment of Nodosilinea sp. FACHB-141:
TAGAACTAGGCGACTTGCCCAACTGCTGGGCGGCCACAATCACTTCGCTTAACACCGCTTTGATAGAGGCGTTGAGGCCCTCAAAACCTCCGCCTCGCTGGCCACAAGTAGTTGTAAAAGTTTGCTCCTGATGCCCGGCTGAAATCTCAGCCGGGCTTTTTTTCGCCTACAACCATATTGATCGAGGGTGAAGGTACCACCTTTAACTGGGTTTACCAGCACGAGGGCGATCCGCAGTTTGTCTTTTAGCTTGCTAACCCTGGTCATCCAGCCCGCATTCTGGCAAGTCGTCGGGTTGGAGGTCAGGGAATGATGGTAGGCCAACACCGCTACGACAATGGCCTTTGGGTCACTGTGGAGGCCAGTTAAGGCTCTCAAATTGTTGGCCTTTTATTCTTCTGATTCTTCCGGTTCCCCCAGTTCACCGCTAGGCAGTTCTAGCGGTTGGAGGAGCTCATCGAGGGGGTTTATTAACTGCTGCTCCACTTCTGCACCCGCATTCACCATGAATAGGCGAAAGGGTTCGCCCTGGCTGAGGTAGCTGTCATAGCCCGATCGCAGATACAACCCATACTCAGGTCGGCGAGCCACATAGCGACCGACAAAGGCCAGGCCCAGGGCATTCATGTAGCGATCGATCACCTCCGGCTCGGCCAAGGTGAGCCCCGGTAGGGTAGACAGCAGGTGCGACAGACCCGCATCTAACGCTGAGAAGTCAATGTGAGCCTGCCCTTCGATCAGCGCCAGGGAACGATTTTCGGTGGTGTACCACAGGAAGGTGCGAAACTGCTCAAACACGGCGGGAGTGGCGGGGTCGTGGCTGCCCGCAATCACCATCACCGGCACTTTTACTGCCGCTAGCCCCTCGGGACCAAAGATACTGCTGTTGACCGGGTTGACCAACAGCACTGAATTAACCCTGGGGTCGCGAAAGCGGTAGGTCTCCTGAGGCAGCTCTAGTGCCTGACACTGCAACAGCAGCGACGTATTTAGGTAAATGAAGTTGCGATCGCAAACTTCTTGGAGATGGTCAAAGTTAATCTCTGCCCCGGCCACCGCCAGAGCCGTGTAACCCCCCAGCGAGTGCCCCCCTACCCCCACCTGATCGAGCTTGAGCCGCCCTTCAAACTCTGTGGGGTTGAGCCGCTCTAGCTCGTTGAGCACAAAAGTAATGTCGAGGGGGCGATCGATAAACTCCTGCACCTCAAATACGTCGCTGCTGAGGCCCGCCTGAAAGTCAGCCACCTGCTGGGCATCGCTGCCGGGGTGCTGGGGTAGCACCACCACAATGCCATGGGAAGCCAGGTGGGATGCCCACTGGTGCCGCGCCTCGGGTCTAGAGGTCAGCCCGTGGGAAAACACCACCACCGGAGCCTGGCCACGCCACTGGCGGGGGCGCACAACATCCATATAGAGCTGGCGATGGCCCCCAGGGGCCGGTCCTTGACCATCGCGCTGGGTATCGGTCAACTCAAACCGCTGAATCTGCACCCTCGCCGGGCCGGGAACGGTCAAATCGGCTAGGTTGGCATAGTCGATGGGGGGCTGCTGGGCGGCCTGGCTCACCGTGATCTGCTCTAGCTGAACAATGGAGTCGGTGGTGGCGTTGACGATGCGCTCGACGGCGCTAGCTACTGCCTGGGCGTCGTTAATACTGATCTGCATGTCGGTGGGCAACGATCGCACCACATTGATGGCCGACAGCCCCTCCGGTGAAGTCGCCGCTTGAATCAGCGCCGCCCGCAGCGATAGCTTACCGTTGCCGCCAGCCCGGGTTTTGAGGATTACCCCCACCTGGTCAAGCAGTTCCTCGCCCACGCTGGTGTAGAGAAAACGGGATAGCAGCACCCCATCCACCTCTAGCGGGCGATCGAGGTTTTGACGTAGTTGAGCCACTTCGGCCTCACTCAACCCGACCAAATTGATGTAGAAGGCCAGGTCATCAGTGAGTTCTCCTGACTCAATCAGGGTTTCGAGAGAACTGGTGCTCACAGCTCGCTCTACCGGTCCGTAGCTAAAGAAAATTGCTTCAGCCGCCTGCACCGGCAGCCCGCTCAGCACAGTCAAGCCCAGACTTAGCCCGCTTAGAGCTAAGGTCCGAGGTCGCAGCCACCCCCCGACAGGTTGCCAGGTCATGCCGTCACTCCAAAAATGTTACTAAGAGCCGCCCCTGCTCAATTTTCGCTCAAGACTCTGCCGCTTCAACTCTGCCTCTGAGCGGAGTCGAGGGGGCTGACCATGCATTTATGTGCCCCACTACTGCGTGCGCCAGTCCGCATCTACCGATCGCAGCCGGCGCAAAATCACCATGTTTGGCCCCACCACTGGGTTGCGGGCCACCACCACACCCTCGGGGTCGCGCAATTGCAGGGTGCCAAACTTGAGCCCCTGGGCCTGGGCATAGATGTCTTGGGCCACATCATTTTGCTGGCTCGTCAGCAAACCGTACCAGGCTTCGGCCACATTCACGCCCAGGGTATTTTCCGGTAGATTGACCTCCACCGATTGAATCAGCCCCGCCCCGTAGGAGCGGCTAATGCTGCTAACCCGGTTTTGAATGTCGGTAATTAAACTCTGCTCAGGCGTGGGCTCAACCACGGGCGCGGGAGCAGGGACAGGCTGCTCTGCGGTGGGAACGGGGGCTGCAAATAGGTCGTCAACACCAGGTTCTGCCGCCGTAATCTGAGGCAGGGGTTCTGAGGCGATAACCGGTTCGCCTCGTTTCGCACCTAGGGGGTTCCAGAGGGCCAACAGCAGCATCAGCAGGCCTAGGGCGATGGCGGTCAGCATGCTGTCTGAGAGCTTTCGCTGAAGATCGAGGGGTAGCTGCGATCGCACCCACCGCAGGCCTTTCTTCCACAGGGTTGCCCCCTCGGCCAGCAGCAGCAGCAGTTGATCAACCACGCCCAGCTCCTTCGGTTGGTAGGGAATGCCGGTATCGGCCCAGACATCTTCTGCCGGAG
This window contains:
- a CDS encoding alpha/beta hydrolase, which encodes MTWQPVGGWLRPRTLALSGLSLGLTVLSGLPVQAAEAIFFSYGPVERAVSTSSLETLIESGELTDDLAFYINLVGLSEAEVAQLRQNLDRPLEVDGVLLSRFLYTSVGEELLDQVGVILKTRAGGNGKLSLRAALIQAATSPEGLSAINVVRSLPTDMQISINDAQAVASAVERIVNATTDSIVQLEQITVSQAAQQPPIDYANLADLTVPGPARVQIQRFELTDTQRDGQGPAPGGHRQLYMDVVRPRQWRGQAPVVVFSHGLTSRPEARHQWASHLASHGIVVVLPQHPGSDAQQVADFQAGLSSDVFEVQEFIDRPLDITFVLNELERLNPTEFEGRLKLDQVGVGGHSLGGYTALAVAGAEINFDHLQEVCDRNFIYLNTSLLLQCQALELPQETYRFRDPRVNSVLLVNPVNSSIFGPEGLAAVKVPVMVIAGSHDPATPAVFEQFRTFLWYTTENRSLALIEGQAHIDFSALDAGLSHLLSTLPGLTLAEPEVIDRYMNALGLAFVGRYVARRPEYGLYLRSGYDSYLSQGEPFRLFMVNAGAEVEQQLINPLDELLQPLELPSGELGEPEESEE